The following DNA comes from Pseudomonas marginalis.
GGCTTCGGTGTATACGCACCGTTCGGCCTGGTGACCGACTATGAAAACGGCTTCCAGGGTCGCGGCTTCGGCAGCAAGAGCGAAGTGAAGGTCATGACCTTCCAGCCAACTGTCAGCTATGCGTTCAATGATCGTGTATCCATCGGCTTTGGCCCGACCATCAACCGGATTTCCGGTGTGCTTGAGTCGGACAAGACCCTCAGCCCGCTTGCCTCCGACACCAACGTCAAAATCAAGGGTGACGATACCGCCCTGGGTTTCAACGTCGGCGTATTGGTCCAGGCCACCGACACCACTCGCGTGGGCCTGACCTACCACTCGAAGGTCAAGTACAAGCTGGAAGGCCACACCACGGTCAGCGGCCCAGCGGCCACTCAACCGTTCCTGCGTAACAACCGTTACGACGCTTCGTTGAAAATCGACACCCCAGAGTCCTACGACCTGTCGGTCACCCAAGACCTGACCGACGCCTGGAAACTCTACGGCGGTGCAACCTGGACGCGTTGGAGTCGCCTGAAAGAGATCACCGTCAACAACGAAGGCGTAACAGCTGCAGGCGGCTTACTGGCGCCAAGCCAACTGGGCTCTATCACTGAAGAACAAAATTGGCACGACACCTGGGCCTACGCCGTGGGTACCTCGTATCAGTTGACCAAGCAAGTCGTGCTGCGTACCGGCCTGACCTTCGACCAATCCCCGGCCAACAACACCGATCGTTCGCCGCGCATCCCGACGGGCGACCGTACGATCTTCAGCGTGGGCCTGGGCTACAAAGTCATGGATAACATGACCGTCGACCTGGCGTATTCGTACCTGAAAGAAGAAGACGTCAAGATCAACCAGACGGCTAACGCCCCGTCGACAGCCAGTTACCGCGCCAAGTACGAAAACAGTGCCAACGGTTTCGGCCTGGGCATGACCTACACCTTCTGATCCGGACGGGTGTAAAAAAGCCCCGCTCTCCTGCAAGGGAGGCGGGGCTTTTCAGTGCCCGATAATCAGGGTTTGGACGCTATCGCCTGCTCCACCGCCTTGATCAGGTCGGGGCTGTCCGGCTTGGTGAGGCTGGAGAAATCGGCAATCACCTTGCCCTGGCGGTCCACCACGTACTTGTAGAAATTCCACTTCGGCGCATTGCTCTGCTGCGCCAATACCTTGAACAGGTGCACCGCGTCCGGCCCCTTGACCTTCTGCGGCTCGGTCATGGTG
Coding sequences within:
- a CDS encoding OmpP1/FadL family transporter, encoding MKKVMLKTTLSLAVAMASSQLFASGFALNEQSVSGMGTGFAGRSSSADDASTVYGNPAGMSRLNGQQITGGVAAIDASTDISNTGGNSRGSNKGDMVPFTAVPFGFYTNKLNDQWAIGFGVYAPFGLVTDYENGFQGRGFGSKSEVKVMTFQPTVSYAFNDRVSIGFGPTINRISGVLESDKTLSPLASDTNVKIKGDDTALGFNVGVLVQATDTTRVGLTYHSKVKYKLEGHTTVSGPAATQPFLRNNRYDASLKIDTPESYDLSVTQDLTDAWKLYGGATWTRWSRLKEITVNNEGVTAAGGLLAPSQLGSITEEQNWHDTWAYAVGTSYQLTKQVVLRTGLTFDQSPANNTDRSPRIPTGDRTIFSVGLGYKVMDNMTVDLAYSYLKEEDVKINQTANAPSTASYRAKYENSANGFGLGMTYTF